One Streptomyces hundungensis DNA segment encodes these proteins:
- the rph gene encoding ribonuclease PH yields MSRIDGRTPEQLRPVTIERGWSKHAEGSVLISFGDTKVFCTASVTEGVPRWRKGSGEGWVTAEYSMLPRSTNTRGDRESVRGKIGGRTHEISRLIGRSLRAVIDYKALGENTIVLDCDVLQADGGTRTAAITGAYVALADAITWAQGKKLVKHGRKPLTGTVSAVSVGIVDGAPLLDLCYEEDVRADTDMNVVCTGDGRFVEVQGTAEAEPFDRKELNALLDLATGGCADLAALQLRALAAVSGEQPAP; encoded by the coding sequence ATGTCTCGAATCGACGGCCGCACCCCCGAACAGCTCCGCCCGGTCACCATCGAACGCGGATGGAGCAAGCACGCCGAGGGCTCCGTCCTCATCTCCTTCGGCGACACCAAAGTCTTCTGCACCGCCTCCGTCACCGAAGGCGTCCCCCGCTGGCGCAAGGGCAGCGGCGAAGGCTGGGTCACCGCCGAATACTCGATGCTGCCCCGCTCCACCAACACCCGCGGCGACCGCGAATCCGTCCGCGGCAAGATCGGCGGCCGCACCCACGAGATCTCCCGCCTCATCGGCCGGTCCCTGCGCGCCGTCATCGACTACAAGGCACTCGGCGAGAACACCATCGTCCTGGACTGCGACGTCCTCCAGGCCGACGGCGGCACCCGCACCGCCGCCATCACCGGCGCCTACGTCGCCCTCGCCGACGCCATCACCTGGGCCCAGGGCAAGAAGCTCGTCAAGCACGGCCGCAAGCCCCTCACCGGCACCGTCTCCGCCGTCTCCGTCGGCATCGTCGACGGCGCCCCCCTCCTCGACCTCTGCTACGAGGAAGACGTCCGCGCCGACACCGACATGAACGTCGTCTGCACCGGCGACGGCCGCTTCGTCGAGGTCCAGGGCACCGCCGAGGCCGAGCCCTTCGACCGCAAGGAACTGAACGCCCTCCTCGACCTCGCCACCGGAGGCTGCGCCGACCTCGCCGCCCTCCAACTCCGCGCCCTGGCCGCGGTCTCCGGCGAGCAGCCCGCACCATAA
- the rdgB gene encoding RdgB/HAM1 family non-canonical purine NTP pyrophosphatase codes for MTRLILATRNAGKVTELHAILAAAGLPHELVGADAYPEIPDVKETGVTFAENALLKAHALAQATGLPAVADDSGLCVDVLGGAPGIFSARWSGTHGDDQANLNLLLAQLADIADEHRAAHFACAAALALPDGTERVVEGRLLGTLRHAPAGTGGFGYDPILQPNGETRTCAELTADEKNAISHRGQAFRALVPVVRELVG; via the coding sequence ATGACCCGCCTGATCCTCGCCACCCGCAACGCCGGCAAAGTCACCGAACTCCACGCCATCCTCGCCGCGGCCGGCCTCCCCCACGAACTCGTGGGCGCCGACGCCTACCCCGAGATCCCCGACGTCAAGGAAACCGGCGTCACCTTCGCCGAGAACGCCCTCCTCAAAGCACACGCCCTCGCCCAGGCCACCGGCCTGCCCGCCGTCGCCGACGACTCCGGCCTCTGCGTCGACGTCCTGGGCGGCGCCCCCGGCATCTTCTCCGCACGCTGGTCCGGCACCCACGGCGACGACCAGGCCAACCTGAACCTTTTGCTGGCCCAACTCGCCGACATCGCCGACGAACACCGCGCCGCCCACTTCGCCTGCGCCGCCGCCCTCGCCCTGCCCGACGGCACGGAACGCGTCGTCGAAGGCCGCCTCCTGGGCACCCTGCGCCACGCCCCCGCCGGCACGGGCGGCTTCGGCTACGACCCGATCCTCCAGCCGAACGGCGAGACCCGCACGTGCGCGGAGCTGACGGCAGACGAGAAGAACGCGATCAGCCACCGCGGGCAGGCGTTTCGAGCGCTGGTGCCGGTGGTGCGGGAACTGGTGGGGTGA
- a CDS encoding DUF3618 domain-containing protein: protein MSDARTPAQIEADIRSRRDQLAVTLDEIGVRLHPSTIVGDAKARFASAVDHTAGRAYVAVNRAVSDVKAQFVSEEGAPRVERILPVALVAVGLVGLLALSARKRRA, encoded by the coding sequence GTGTCGGATGCCAGGACCCCTGCGCAGATCGAGGCGGACATCAGGAGCCGGCGGGACCAGCTCGCGGTGACCCTCGACGAGATCGGGGTGCGGCTGCACCCGTCCACGATCGTCGGCGACGCGAAGGCCAGGTTCGCCTCGGCCGTGGACCACACGGCCGGGCGCGCGTACGTCGCGGTGAACCGCGCGGTGAGCGATGTGAAGGCGCAGTTCGTGTCCGAGGAGGGGGCGCCCCGGGTGGAGCGGATCCTGCCGGTCGCGCTCGTCGCGGTCGGCCTGGTGGGGCTGCTCGCGCTGTCGGCGAGGAAGCGTCGGGCCTGA
- a CDS encoding ABC transporter permease produces the protein MRLYGVVAAGGFRRYTTYRVATAAGVFTNTVFGVIVAYTYIALWNQRPNLGGYDQSQALTYVWVSQAMLMTVNLFGGGFADELVERIRTGDIAIDLYRPADLQLWWLSADLGRALFHFLGRGVVPLAFGALFFDLALPINPGTWLAFLLAVLFGVVVSFALRFLVALSAFWLLDGAGVAALVSIAGLFFSGMLLPLNAFPGLLGEVARALPWSSLLQIPVDVLLGRHHGWGLLGAYGFQLGWAAALLGAGRLLQSAAVRRVVVQGG, from the coding sequence GTGCGGCTGTACGGGGTCGTGGCGGCGGGTGGGTTCCGGCGCTATACGACGTACCGGGTCGCCACCGCGGCCGGAGTGTTCACCAACACGGTCTTCGGCGTGATCGTGGCCTACACCTATATAGCCCTGTGGAACCAGCGCCCCAACCTCGGTGGCTACGACCAGTCCCAGGCCCTCACCTATGTGTGGGTCAGCCAGGCCATGCTGATGACGGTGAACCTGTTCGGCGGAGGCTTCGCGGACGAGCTGGTGGAACGCATCCGTACGGGTGACATCGCGATCGACCTCTACCGTCCGGCCGACCTCCAGCTGTGGTGGCTGTCGGCCGATCTGGGCCGGGCGCTCTTCCACTTCCTTGGGCGCGGTGTGGTGCCGCTCGCCTTCGGCGCGCTGTTCTTCGATCTCGCGCTGCCCATCAACCCGGGGACGTGGCTCGCCTTCCTCCTCGCGGTCCTGTTCGGCGTGGTGGTGAGTTTCGCGCTGCGCTTCCTGGTGGCGCTCTCGGCGTTCTGGCTGCTCGACGGGGCCGGCGTCGCCGCGCTGGTCTCGATCGCGGGCCTGTTCTTCTCCGGGATGCTGCTGCCGCTCAACGCCTTCCCCGGGCTGCTCGGCGAGGTGGCCCGCGCGCTGCCGTGGTCCTCGCTGCTCCAGATCCCGGTGGATGTCCTGCTGGGCCGCCACCACGGCTGGGGACTGCTCGGCGCCTACGGTTTCCAGCTCGGCTGGGCGGCGGCGCTGCTCGGCGCGGGCCGGCTGCTCCAGTCCGCGGCGGTGCGCAGGGTGGTGGTTCAGGGTGGCTGA
- a CDS encoding ABC transporter permease — protein sequence MAEPVRGSGRADPVRGSGWADPGRERRAPLGVWATYTMIAGMWIRSTLAYRASFVMMLIGNFLVTAFDFVVIVLMFSQVRSLGGYSFAEVAFLYGTSTTAFGLANALLGSIDKLGARVRDGTLDALLVRPAPVLAQVAADRFGLQRLGRLLQGLLVLAGSLAALDVHWTVAKVLLVPVTLLSGTGIFCAVFVVGAAFQFWAQDAAEVQSAFTYGGQTLLQYPPTVFAKDMVRGVTYILPLAFVNWLPALYILGRPYPLDLPTWLAFAPPLVAAVCLVLSGRAWRVGLRSYRSTGS from the coding sequence GTGGCTGAGCCGGTGCGGGGTTCCGGGAGGGCCGACCCCGTACGGGGTTCAGGGTGGGCCGACCCCGGGAGGGAACGGCGGGCGCCGCTGGGCGTGTGGGCCACGTACACGATGATCGCCGGGATGTGGATCCGCTCCACACTCGCCTATCGGGCGTCGTTCGTGATGATGCTGATCGGGAACTTCCTGGTGACGGCCTTCGACTTCGTCGTGATCGTCCTGATGTTCTCGCAGGTCCGCTCGCTCGGTGGGTACTCCTTCGCCGAAGTGGCCTTCCTGTACGGCACGTCGACGACCGCGTTCGGGCTCGCGAACGCGCTGCTCGGCTCGATCGACAAGCTGGGCGCGCGGGTGCGGGACGGCACGCTCGACGCCCTGCTCGTGCGCCCGGCGCCGGTGCTGGCCCAGGTCGCCGCCGACCGTTTCGGCCTCCAGCGCCTGGGCCGGCTCCTTCAGGGCCTCCTGGTCCTCGCCGGTTCGCTGGCGGCTTTGGACGTGCACTGGACGGTCGCGAAGGTGCTGCTCGTGCCGGTGACGCTGCTCAGCGGCACCGGGATCTTCTGCGCGGTGTTCGTGGTGGGCGCGGCCTTCCAGTTCTGGGCGCAGGACGCGGCCGAGGTCCAGAGCGCGTTCACCTACGGCGGCCAGACGCTGCTCCAGTATCCGCCGACGGTGTTCGCCAAGGACATGGTGCGCGGGGTCACCTACATCCTGCCGCTGGCGTTCGTGAACTGGCTGCCCGCGCTGTACATCCTGGGCCGTCCCTACCCGCTGGACCTGCCGACCTGGCTCGCCTTCGCGCCCCCGCTGGTCGCCGCGGTCTGTCTG
- a CDS encoding PTS transporter subunit EIIC: MSASSAAAVPQPKWWNGLFQGLQKMGRSLQLPIAVLPAAGILNRLGQDDVFGKTGLGWDDVAKVFKGAGGALLDGSLGLPLLFCVGVAIGMAKKSDGSTALAAVAGFLVYYGVLLQFPKDCAAGAKFLAGACIAKDGSAVLATYQNPGVFGGIVMGLLTAYFWQRFHRTKLVDWLGFFNGRRLVPIIMAGIAIVFSVLCLWVWPPVGDALTSFSKWLVDLGAGGSGIFGVANRALLVIGLHQFLNTFIWFQFGDFTKADGTIVHGDIPRFLAGDPTAGQFQTGFFPIMMFALPAAALAIAHCARPHRRKEVGGMMLSVGLTSFVTGITEPIEYSFVFIAPLLYVIHALLTGVSMAVSWGLGIKDGFSFSAGLIDYVINWNLATKPWLIIPVGLCFAVVYYVVFRFAITKFNLPTPGREPEEDELEKENVKA, from the coding sequence ATGAGTGCCAGCAGCGCGGCCGCAGTGCCCCAGCCCAAGTGGTGGAACGGGCTGTTCCAGGGCTTGCAGAAGATGGGCCGCAGCCTCCAGCTGCCGATCGCCGTGCTGCCTGCGGCGGGCATCCTCAACCGGCTCGGCCAGGACGACGTGTTCGGCAAGACCGGGCTCGGCTGGGACGACGTCGCCAAAGTGTTCAAGGGCGCGGGCGGCGCGCTGCTCGATGGTTCACTGGGGCTGCCCCTGCTGTTCTGTGTGGGCGTCGCGATCGGCATGGCGAAGAAGTCGGACGGCTCGACCGCGCTGGCGGCGGTGGCGGGTTTCCTCGTCTACTACGGGGTGCTCCTTCAGTTCCCCAAGGACTGCGCCGCGGGGGCGAAGTTCCTGGCCGGCGCCTGTATCGCCAAGGACGGCTCGGCGGTGCTCGCCACGTACCAGAATCCGGGGGTGTTCGGCGGCATCGTGATGGGGCTGCTGACCGCGTACTTCTGGCAGCGGTTCCACCGCACGAAGCTCGTGGACTGGCTGGGCTTCTTCAACGGGCGCCGGCTGGTGCCGATCATCATGGCCGGGATCGCGATCGTGTTCTCCGTGCTGTGCCTGTGGGTGTGGCCGCCGGTCGGTGACGCGCTGACCAGCTTCAGCAAATGGCTCGTGGATCTCGGTGCGGGCGGGTCCGGCATCTTCGGTGTGGCCAACCGTGCGCTCCTCGTGATCGGTCTGCACCAGTTCCTGAACACCTTCATCTGGTTCCAGTTCGGCGACTTCACCAAGGCGGACGGGACGATCGTGCACGGCGACATCCCGAGGTTCCTCGCGGGTGACCCGACGGCCGGTCAGTTCCAGACCGGTTTCTTCCCGATCATGATGTTCGCGCTGCCGGCCGCCGCCCTGGCGATCGCGCACTGCGCGCGGCCGCACCGCCGCAAGGAGGTCGGCGGCATGATGCTGTCCGTGGGCCTGACCTCGTTCGTCACGGGTATCACCGAGCCGATCGAGTACTCCTTCGTCTTCATCGCGCCCCTGCTGTACGTGATCCACGCGTTGCTCACGGGCGTTTCGATGGCGGTGAGCTGGGGGCTCGGCATCAAGGACGGCTTCAGTTTCTCGGCGGGCCTGATCGACTACGTCATCAACTGGAACCTCGCGACGAAACCCTGGCTGATCATTCCGGTGGGGCTGTGTTTCGCCGTCGTGTATTACGTGGTGTTCCGTTTCGCGATCACCAAGTTCAACCTGCCGACTCCGGGGCGGGAGCCGGAGGAGGACGAGTTGGAGAAGGAGAACGTCAAGGCGTAG
- the bcp gene encoding thioredoxin-dependent thiol peroxidase, whose translation MSERLQPGDTAPAFTLPDADGNEVSLDAYRGRKVIVYFYPAALTPGCTKQACDFTDNLELLAAAGYDVVGVSPDKPEKLAKFREQESLKVTLVGDPSKEVLEAYGAYGEKKLYGKTVTGVIRSTVVVDEAGKVERALYNVKATGHVAKIIKDLGI comes from the coding sequence ATGAGCGAGCGACTTCAGCCCGGCGACACCGCCCCCGCCTTCACCCTGCCCGACGCCGACGGCAACGAGGTCTCGCTCGACGCGTACCGGGGCCGCAAGGTCATCGTGTACTTCTACCCCGCCGCCCTCACCCCCGGCTGCACCAAGCAGGCCTGCGACTTCACGGACAACCTGGAGCTGCTGGCGGCCGCCGGGTACGACGTCGTCGGCGTCTCCCCCGACAAGCCGGAGAAGCTCGCGAAGTTCCGCGAGCAGGAGTCCCTGAAGGTCACGCTGGTGGGCGACCCCTCCAAGGAGGTCCTGGAGGCGTACGGGGCGTACGGCGAGAAGAAGCTGTACGGCAAGACGGTGACGGGGGTCATCCGCTCGACGGTGGTCGTGGACGAGGCGGGGAAGGTGGAGCGGGCCCTGTACAACGTCAAGGCGACGGGCCATGTAGCCAAGATCATCAAGGACCTGGGCATCTGA
- a CDS encoding transglycosylase domain-containing protein yields the protein MSDDEQPEPPEPRREPPRTWTPRDRTTGSGGVEGPGRFDGPGRSDGPGRSEGPGRSEGPGRPEGPGRPEGPGEVGGSGEFTGSGPGGPAGPETPPGQGASAGQKRPKRTGWRRFVPRWRLVLGLFLFCALLLIGGFIAGYMLVSIPAANAGATAQSNVFLYADGTQLASDGEVNRENIQLAQVPLTVQHAVLAAEDRDFYSERAVDPKAMVRAAWNTLTGKGTQGGSTITQQYVKNYYLGQEQTITRKVKEFFIAIKLNREESKDDILAGYLNTSYFGRNAYGIQAASQAYYGKNVEKLTTGEGAYLASLLNSPSAYDVIAHPQNKPRALARWNYVLDGMVKKKWLGAPERAATTFPVPAKAKARAGLAGQRGYLVEAVKDYLTSNKIIDENTLATGGYRITTTIQKDKQDAFVKAVDDKVNSKLSSVRKADRNVRVGGASIDPATGKVLAMYGGIDYTKQYVNNATRRDFQVGSTFKPFVFTSAVVNDSKTQDGRPITPNTVYDGTNKRTVQGWKGGSYSPANEDDASYGQITVRTATDKSVNAVYAQMAVDVGPSKVKQTAIDLGIPADTPDLTASPSIALGPSTASVLDMTQAYATLAGHGRHGTYTMVESVSKDGEKTELPAQDAEQTVSREAADTTTSMLQSVVDGGTGTAAQASGRPAAGKTGTAEQDKAAWFAGYTPDLATVVAVMGADPDTAVQQPLYGALGLPRMNGGGPPAQIWAQYTKGALQGSEAKDFDLELQEGATTPVEPPTPNPFQSPTPGRDQGQTQGQDQGRTQGQDQGQTGGRNQGQSQGQNQGRTQGQDQGQTGGRNQGQTQGQDQGQTQGGADNGGTVNGGQNQGPTQGQTQGQTQGRDQGQTQGQTQGGTDNGGANAGTIEGPGGTPNGLADRPRGWRSH from the coding sequence ATGAGCGACGACGAGCAGCCGGAGCCCCCCGAGCCCAGGCGCGAGCCGCCGCGGACATGGACGCCCCGGGACCGCACGACCGGCTCCGGCGGCGTCGAAGGCCCCGGCCGGTTCGACGGCCCCGGTCGATCCGACGGCCCCGGTCGATCCGAGGGGCCCGGTCGATCCGAGGGGCCCGGTCGACCCGAGGGGCCCGGTCGACCCGAGGGGCCCGGCGAGGTCGGAGGCTCCGGCGAGTTCACGGGCTCCGGCCCCGGCGGGCCCGCAGGCCCGGAGACACCGCCCGGGCAGGGCGCGTCGGCCGGCCAGAAGCGGCCCAAGCGCACCGGATGGCGCCGCTTCGTACCCCGCTGGCGTCTCGTGCTCGGCCTCTTCCTCTTCTGCGCGCTGCTGCTCATCGGCGGATTCATCGCCGGCTACATGCTCGTGTCGATCCCCGCCGCCAACGCCGGGGCGACCGCCCAGTCCAACGTCTTCCTCTACGCCGACGGCACCCAGCTCGCCTCGGACGGCGAGGTCAACCGCGAGAACATCCAGCTCGCCCAGGTCCCGCTCACCGTGCAGCACGCCGTACTGGCCGCCGAGGACCGCGACTTCTACTCCGAGCGCGCCGTCGACCCCAAGGCGATGGTCCGCGCCGCCTGGAACACCCTCACCGGCAAGGGCACCCAGGGCGGCTCCACCATCACCCAGCAGTACGTCAAGAACTACTACCTCGGCCAGGAACAGACCATCACCCGCAAGGTGAAGGAGTTCTTCATCGCGATCAAGCTCAATCGCGAGGAGAGCAAGGACGACATCCTCGCCGGGTACCTCAACACCAGTTACTTCGGCCGCAACGCCTACGGCATCCAGGCCGCCTCGCAGGCGTACTACGGCAAGAACGTCGAGAAGCTCACCACCGGCGAAGGCGCCTACCTCGCCTCCCTGCTCAACTCCCCCAGCGCGTACGACGTCATCGCCCACCCCCAGAACAAGCCGCGTGCGCTGGCGCGTTGGAACTACGTCCTGGACGGCATGGTCAAGAAGAAGTGGCTCGGCGCCCCCGAACGGGCCGCCACCACCTTCCCCGTACCCGCGAAGGCCAAGGCCCGGGCCGGCCTCGCGGGCCAGCGCGGCTACCTGGTCGAAGCCGTCAAGGACTACCTCACCAGCAACAAGATCATCGACGAGAACACCCTGGCCACCGGCGGCTACCGCATCACCACCACCATCCAGAAGGACAAGCAGGACGCCTTCGTCAAGGCCGTCGACGACAAGGTCAACTCCAAGCTGAGCAGCGTCCGCAAGGCCGACCGCAACGTACGCGTCGGCGGCGCCTCCATCGACCCGGCCACCGGCAAGGTCCTCGCGATGTACGGCGGCATCGACTACACCAAGCAGTACGTCAACAACGCCACCCGGCGCGACTTCCAAGTGGGCTCCACCTTCAAGCCGTTCGTCTTCACCTCAGCCGTCGTCAACGACTCCAAGACGCAGGACGGCCGCCCCATCACCCCCAACACGGTCTACGACGGCACCAACAAGCGCACCGTGCAGGGGTGGAAGGGCGGCTCGTACAGCCCCGCCAACGAGGACGACGCCTCCTACGGACAGATCACCGTGCGCACCGCCACCGACAAGTCCGTCAACGCCGTGTACGCGCAGATGGCCGTCGACGTCGGGCCCAGCAAGGTCAAGCAGACCGCGATCGACCTCGGCATCCCCGCCGACACCCCCGACCTGACCGCGTCCCCCTCGATCGCCCTGGGCCCGTCCACCGCGAGCGTCCTGGACATGACACAGGCGTACGCCACCCTCGCGGGCCACGGCCGGCACGGCACCTACACGATGGTCGAATCCGTCAGCAAGGACGGCGAGAAGACCGAACTGCCCGCCCAGGACGCCGAACAGACCGTCAGCCGCGAGGCCGCCGACACCACGACGTCCATGCTGCAAAGCGTCGTCGACGGCGGCACGGGCACCGCCGCACAGGCCTCCGGGCGGCCCGCCGCCGGCAAGACCGGAACCGCCGAACAGGACAAGGCCGCCTGGTTCGCGGGCTACACCCCGGACCTGGCCACCGTGGTCGCCGTGATGGGCGCCGACCCCGACACCGCCGTGCAGCAACCCCTGTACGGGGCGCTCGGCCTGCCCCGCATGAACGGCGGCGGCCCGCCCGCGCAGATCTGGGCCCAGTACACCAAGGGCGCCCTCCAGGGCAGCGAGGCCAAGGACTTCGACCTGGAGCTCCAGGAAGGCGCCACCACCCCCGTCGAACCGCCCACCCCCAACCCGTTCCAGTCCCCGACACCCGGCCGCGACCAGGGACAGACCCAGGGCCAGGACCAGGGCCGCACCCAAGGACAGGACCAGGGCCAGACCGGCGGCCGCAACCAGGGCCAGAGTCAGGGCCAGAACCAGGGCCGCACCCAAGGACAGGACCAGGGCCAGACCGGCGGCCGCAACCAAGGGCAGACCCAAGGTCAGGACCAGGGCCAGACCCAAGGCGGCGCCGACAACGGAGGCACCGTCAACGGCGGCCAGAACCAAGGCCCCACCCAAGGCCAGACCCAAGGTCAGACACAGGGCCGGGACCAGGGACAGACCCAAGGCCAGACCCAGGGCGGCACCGACAACGGAGGCGCCAACGCCGGCACGATCGAGGGACCGGGCGGCACCCCCAACGGCCTCGCCGACCGCCCCCGCGGCTGGCGAAGCCACTAG
- a CDS encoding HNH endonuclease signature motif containing protein gives MGTSAYTRERLADAAASSRTLSEALTRLGVDPRSGSRRYIRERMRKLGIDTAHFEREGARWTREVLEPVVAASASVCEVLRRLGLEVVGGHHTNISRRIKAYGIDTAHFGPPARTEKMRNNRRRRTPEDILRVDLSAHARRTPSTRLKRALLELGITECCALCGIGAVWQGHALPLEVDHIDGNWRDNRAENLRLLCPNCHSTTDTYRGRGKGRQVNAP, from the coding sequence GTGGGCACGAGCGCGTACACCCGGGAGAGGCTGGCCGACGCGGCCGCCTCCTCCCGCACCTTGTCGGAGGCGCTGACCAGGCTGGGCGTGGACCCGAGGAGTGGGTCACGGAGGTACATACGCGAACGGATGCGGAAGCTGGGCATAGACACCGCGCACTTCGAACGCGAGGGTGCCCGCTGGACACGGGAGGTTCTTGAGCCGGTGGTCGCGGCTTCGGCGAGCGTGTGTGAGGTGCTGCGCCGACTGGGGCTCGAAGTGGTCGGCGGTCATCACACGAACATCAGCAGGCGCATCAAGGCGTACGGCATAGACACAGCTCATTTCGGGCCCCCGGCGCGCACCGAGAAGATGCGGAACAACCGTCGTCGCCGGACCCCCGAAGACATCCTGCGGGTGGACCTCTCCGCGCACGCTCGACGGACGCCCAGCACCCGCCTCAAGCGGGCACTCCTGGAGCTCGGCATCACGGAGTGCTGTGCGTTGTGCGGCATCGGGGCCGTCTGGCAGGGGCACGCGCTACCGCTCGAGGTGGACCACATCGACGGCAACTGGCGCGACAACCGCGCGGAAAATCTCCGGCTGCTCTGCCCCAACTGCCACTCCACTACGGACACTTACCGTGGTCGCGGCAAGGGCAGGCAGGTGAACGCACCTTGA
- a CDS encoding glucose PTS transporter subunit EIIB produces MASKAEKIVAGLGGIENIEEVEGCITRLRTEVIDPSKVDEAALKAAGAHGVVKMGTAIQVVIGTDADPIAADIEDMM; encoded by the coding sequence ATGGCCAGCAAGGCTGAGAAGATCGTCGCCGGCCTCGGCGGTATCGAGAACATCGAGGAAGTCGAAGGCTGCATCACGCGCCTGCGCACCGAAGTGATCGACCCGAGCAAGGTCGACGAAGCCGCCCTCAAGGCCGCCGGCGCCCACGGCGTCGTCAAGATGGGCACCGCCATCCAGGTCGTCATCGGCACCGACGCGGACCCCATCGCCGCGGACATCGAAGACATGATGTGA
- a CDS encoding DMT family transporter: MAWVLLVVAGLLEVGWSIGMKYTDGFSRPLPSVLTGLGIVASMVLLSQAAKTLPIGTAYGVWVGIGAAGAAVLGMVVLGEPATAARIFFVCLLLVAVVGLKATSGH, from the coding sequence ATGGCCTGGGTTCTGCTTGTCGTCGCCGGTCTGCTCGAAGTGGGCTGGTCGATCGGGATGAAGTACACCGACGGGTTTTCGCGCCCGCTGCCCAGTGTGCTCACCGGGTTGGGGATCGTCGCTTCCATGGTGCTGCTCTCGCAGGCCGCGAAGACGCTGCCGATCGGTACCGCGTACGGCGTGTGGGTGGGGATCGGCGCGGCCGGCGCGGCGGTGCTGGGCATGGTGGTGCTCGGTGAGCCGGCCACCGCCGCCCGGATCTTCTTCGTGTGCCTGCTGCTCGTCGCCGTCGTGGGGTTGAAGGCGACGAGCGGGCATTGA
- a CDS encoding HNH endonuclease — protein sequence MSAPSGYTRERLAEAARSCGDIDEVIAFFGTKPYGYLARYLRRRFEHFGIDISHFRPSGRLPRPAEGELRQAVRDSTTIAATLRRLGRPDNTRQRALLRQWITEEQVDTSHFLGQAHQRGKPGPALVKAAEDVLVKHDRGRRSQAAALRRALRAIGVPEVCAGCGTGPEWLGRPMTLEVDHINGDWSDDRAENLRLLCPNCHAITSTWCRGGRRSA from the coding sequence TTGAGCGCGCCATCGGGATACACGCGCGAGCGGCTTGCCGAAGCAGCCCGATCTTGCGGAGACATCGACGAGGTCATCGCCTTCTTCGGCACCAAACCCTATGGGTACCTCGCCCGCTACCTGAGGCGGCGCTTCGAGCACTTCGGCATCGACATCTCGCATTTCAGACCGAGCGGCAGGCTGCCTCGGCCCGCGGAAGGGGAACTGCGGCAGGCAGTGCGCGACTCGACCACCATCGCCGCCACCCTCCGACGGCTGGGTCGCCCGGACAACACGCGGCAACGAGCTCTGCTGCGGCAGTGGATCACCGAGGAGCAGGTGGACACCTCGCACTTCCTGGGACAGGCCCACCAGCGCGGCAAGCCCGGCCCAGCCCTTGTGAAGGCCGCCGAAGACGTCCTCGTGAAACACGACCGGGGTCGGCGCAGCCAGGCGGCGGCCCTCCGTCGGGCGCTGCGCGCCATAGGTGTGCCGGAGGTGTGCGCGGGCTGCGGCACGGGACCCGAGTGGCTGGGCAGGCCCATGACGCTGGAGGTCGACCACATCAACGGTGACTGGAGCGACGACCGGGCTGAGAATCTCCGGCTCCTCTGTCCCAACTGCCACGCGATCACCAGCACCTGGTGCCGAGGAGGACGCCGCAGCGCCTGA
- a CDS encoding GroES family chaperonin produces the protein MSENTHDKLPIRMLHDRVLVRSDTPEGERRSGGGILIPATAAVGKRLAWAEVVAVGQNVRTVEPGDRVLYDPEDRAEVEVRGVAYVLMRERDLHAVASERVSVDATGLYL, from the coding sequence GTGAGCGAGAACACCCACGACAAGCTGCCCATCCGGATGCTGCACGACCGTGTGCTGGTCCGGTCAGACACGCCCGAGGGCGAGCGGCGCTCGGGCGGCGGCATCCTCATTCCGGCGACCGCCGCCGTCGGCAAACGCCTCGCCTGGGCGGAGGTGGTCGCGGTGGGCCAGAACGTGCGCACCGTGGAGCCGGGCGACCGGGTCCTGTACGACCCCGAGGACCGGGCGGAGGTCGAGGTGCGGGGCGTGGCGTACGTCCTGATGCGGGAGCGGGACCTGCACGCCGTGGCGTCCGAGCGGGTGTCGGTGGACGCGACCGGGCTGTATCTGTAG